TGTGTCCATCTGTATTAAtatctacattaataaataaaagcataatGATTCATGCATTTTATTACACGCCTCAGGATCTAACTGCGATGATGACGAAGCAGCAGTGATCTGAACCTGGGCTGAGAAGCTCTGTAAGCTTTTTCACACTGAGAGGTTCTGAGAGCTCTGCCTGTTTCAGTAGTATTAAGAGAAAAGCCCACTGCTGCTTTTCTGCCTTCAGCGCTAATCAGACTGTGGGTGGGGATGGCGTGCGGCTGCAGCGGGCCTCTTCCTCCATTCTGTCTAGATCAGAGAGGCCGCACTGATTCAGTGATGCCCCTGATTTCCACCAACCTGGATCAGATGGGGGTACACCTCAAACTCATTTAACGCAAAGTTCCTCTCTTCAGCAGATTCCCCCTCCTCTTCTCAGTAATGGAACGCAGAGATTCGAGACTCCCCCATTCCTATCAACTGATCTGATGAAGTAATCCAGGTCAGAGATAGGTCGCCTTATCTACAGACCATCAATCAATGTGCTTGCATAAATAGAGCACCAGCGAGAGGTTTTAGACAGTTTAGGAACCCTACCGAGACGCTAATGCGATGTTTCCCGGCTGCAGACAGACGgtgagtgtgaatgtgtttaAACCTGTTAAAACTCTAgatttattattctgttattaatcaTAACGCAGGAAAACTACTACACTAGCAATGACTTCAAAACAGGCATGCACATTttctggagtcccacagggttctagtTTAGGGTCTATAAAACTGATAATTATTGGAGTGATGCAGTCATGAGGGGGAAAAACTGAAGTGTGGACCTAATCACAGGGTCTAATCGCAATCTGGATGCCATGCCGTACAGACATATTTACATATGCAAATTACTTTTATACATCAGTGCTATTACAATAGTCTTACGATGAGGAGAAAGGTTCTAGATATTAGAGGGAACAGATTGTATCAGTGGCCTGTGTTAAAAGTTCAAATGCTCTGGTTGTTCAACTGACCATTCGTCTGGCCTTCAGCTCATGTTCAGTCTTAACGTCTGGTCTGAATGTTTACTCAGCAGGTGGTTCTCGGCCTGGTTCTCTTGGCGTTGAGCCTAGTGGACTCTAAATCCACCCAGAAGAGAATCTGCGACATCGGCCTGAAAATTCCTGAAGATTTCCACACGGCTGAGGCCGAGGCGCTGGGGGGGAATGGCAACATCAACAACCGATCAATCTCCTCCTGGACCTGGACGTGAGTTACTCGCCACACCTGAGCACCTTACCTGACAGGTCTTTTAGTTACAGTCAGTAATTAGTCAGTAATAGTTTAGATGGAATGTCACTGACTGGTCCACTGGAATCTCTTGGGGGAAAACTTGGTTCCTTGAAGCAGCTCAGATGAACAATCTGAATCGGAATTAGAATTTGTATCAGAATTTGTATTGGGGCCAGAATCAGAATACAGTAgaacatatttaataattaatcataaACAATAATAGTGGGATTTAGAATCAGATCTGGAATTAAAGTCAGAATTTGGAATTCCAGATCCAGAATTAGAATTTGAACTGAAATCAGAATCACAATTTAAATACAAATTAGTAGTGAGATTAAAATTAGAATAGGAATCTGAATTCCAAAtccaaaacagaacagaaatcatAATCAGACGTTATTTCCGTCCGTTATTTATGTGAAGCACGTAGACGTCTAACGTTTATGACTGTACTTGGTCTCAGTGCTGCTGTTTTGTATTAAAGGTGAAACTGCAGACCGAAGAGAGAGTAGTCTCAGCATGTAGGTCACCAAAGGTCAATCACACAAG
The Salminus brasiliensis chromosome 10, fSalBra1.hap2, whole genome shotgun sequence genome window above contains:
- the il17a/f2 gene encoding interleukin 17a/f2, whose protein sequence is MACGCSGPLPPFCLDQRGRTDSVMPLISTNLDQMGVVLGLVLLALSLVDSKSTQKRICDIGLKIPEDFHTAEAEALGGNGNINNRSISSWTWTPQTSSHRIPGVIFEAQCQDHYCFDPNGNLQTELNSVPIYHYMLVLHQDKQDRRCFTASYQRVAVGCTCVWAQSS